From Microbacterium pseudoresistens, the proteins below share one genomic window:
- a CDS encoding DNA recombination protein RmuC produces the protein MDALTIIVIATAALLFGAALGWLIGRARNAAALARAEAETTALREERDRQYDLYRDAVEHARSEQRENAERAQRENAVITALAPVSESLHRMQRAVTTLEQDRQAQFGALSEQLRRAHESDEALRATTESLAGALRSTSTRGVWGETQLRRVVEAAGLTRHVDFDLQETIRSDHGRGRPDMVIRLAGGASIAVDAKVPLDAYLEASALNGTDEPRRRILMQQHVRAVRAHVDALSKKAYWSGLESSPEFVICFLPSESLLASAIDEDPALLDHAFGKRIALASPVNLWAVLKTVAYTWTQQEVSSEARDLLALGTQLYERVGVMARHADDLRKALERTVDSYNRFAGSLENRVLVTARRFPGIDPNGLDTPPAITDSTRRFGAEELNLPEPRAHEPDAESPLTAEIGDLRARLDDADAVEVRPRREPS, from the coding sequence ATGGACGCTCTGACCATCATCGTCATCGCCACGGCGGCACTGCTGTTCGGCGCGGCGCTCGGCTGGCTCATCGGCCGAGCGCGCAATGCCGCCGCTCTCGCGCGCGCCGAGGCCGAGACCACCGCGCTGCGAGAAGAACGCGATCGGCAGTACGACCTCTACCGCGACGCCGTCGAGCACGCCCGCAGTGAGCAGCGCGAGAACGCCGAACGGGCGCAGCGCGAGAACGCCGTCATCACGGCTCTCGCGCCCGTCAGCGAGTCGCTCCATCGCATGCAGCGTGCCGTCACGACCCTCGAGCAGGATCGCCAGGCGCAGTTCGGCGCGCTCAGCGAACAGCTGCGGCGCGCCCACGAGAGCGATGAGGCGCTGCGTGCCACGACGGAGTCGCTCGCCGGCGCACTGCGCTCCACGTCGACGCGCGGCGTCTGGGGTGAGACGCAGCTGCGCCGTGTCGTCGAGGCCGCGGGACTCACCCGGCACGTGGATTTCGATCTGCAGGAGACGATCCGCTCCGACCACGGGCGCGGTCGCCCCGACATGGTGATCCGCCTGGCCGGGGGCGCATCGATCGCCGTGGATGCGAAGGTCCCCCTCGACGCCTACCTCGAGGCCAGCGCGCTCAACGGCACCGATGAGCCGCGCCGTCGCATCCTGATGCAGCAGCACGTGCGCGCCGTGCGCGCCCACGTCGACGCCCTGTCGAAGAAGGCGTACTGGTCGGGGCTGGAGTCGAGCCCCGAGTTCGTCATCTGCTTCCTGCCGAGCGAGTCGTTGCTCGCCTCGGCCATCGACGAGGACCCAGCACTGCTCGATCACGCCTTCGGCAAGCGGATCGCGCTGGCCTCTCCGGTCAACCTCTGGGCGGTGCTTAAGACCGTCGCCTACACCTGGACCCAGCAGGAGGTCTCCAGCGAAGCGCGCGACCTCCTCGCACTCGGCACGCAACTGTACGAGCGGGTGGGCGTCATGGCCCGTCACGCCGACGACCTGCGCAAGGCGCTGGAACGCACGGTCGACAGCTACAACCGCTTCGCCGGCTCGCTCGAGAACCGCGTGCTCGTGACCGCACGGCGCTTTCCCGGGATTGATCCGAACGGCCTGGACACTCCGCCGGCGATCACCGATAGTACGCGTCGATTCGGCGCCGAAGAACTGAATCTGCCCGAACCCCGTGCACACGAACCCGATGCGGAGTCCCCGCTGACCGCCGAGATCGGCGATCTGAGAGCACGTCTCGACGATGCGGATGCGGTGGAGGTCAGGCCCCGCCGGGAACCCAGCTGA
- a CDS encoding UDP-N-acetylmuramyl pentapeptide phosphotransferase, producing MTTENVYRQTTVTDTGSITVVEMDAKRRTDVLFRVRHDEGHEVSAWWMIGAFVVFSGAVVALLSWVPGGA from the coding sequence ATGACAACCGAGAACGTGTACCGGCAGACGACGGTCACCGACACCGGCAGCATCACCGTCGTCGAGATGGATGCGAAGCGCCGCACCGACGTACTGTTCCGGGTTCGTCACGACGAGGGGCACGAAGTCAGCGCGTGGTGGATGATCGGCGCCTTCGTCGTGTTCTCCGGCGCCGTTGTCGCTCTGCTCAGCTGGGTTCCCGGCGGGGCCTGA